The following proteins come from a genomic window of Candidatus Hydrogenedentota bacterium:
- a CDS encoding cellulase family glycosylhydrolase produces MTIRLFRIAFTCTVCTILVFGCEKPLRAPHLRDADNRIVIYHGVNVSNYSKYSADFLPWQTKDDFARLNNWGFNVVRYLVFWEAIEPQEGVYDEEYLDATVERIGWLEELGIDVIVDLHQDLYSGRYGGDGFPDWAINDNGEPFTPQEPWNLNYLQPAVIACFNNFWASDALKAKYVNMVEHLLNRVDDLPNVIGLDIMNEPYGADDVHFEQTTLSRFYRDVQDMHTENGFDTPLYFEPRILTSGGLKTNLAFNPQEGSVYAPHYYELLSQFGLGYPETSKLWTERAVKMRVDDARAFGTPLFFGEFGIHGTADSDYNYLNDLLELFDYYQIGWAYWSYDVAHEGGYGLIDDNGDETTTLQIIVRMYPQRIAGDDPEWSLGEQSFDLTYTANDSSAPTVIFVPMGLASVQVWQNGQAISYDNISRYLSIPNVGGAGTKQTIHIEWSQPG; encoded by the coding sequence ATGACGATCCGCCTGTTCCGTATTGCGTTCACGTGCACCGTTTGCACAATTCTCGTCTTTGGCTGCGAAAAGCCTCTCCGCGCGCCACACCTGCGCGATGCCGACAACCGGATCGTCATCTATCACGGCGTCAACGTTTCCAACTACTCGAAGTACAGCGCCGACTTCTTGCCCTGGCAGACCAAAGACGACTTTGCGCGGCTAAACAACTGGGGCTTCAACGTCGTGCGTTATCTCGTCTTCTGGGAAGCCATCGAGCCCCAGGAAGGCGTCTATGATGAGGAGTACCTGGACGCGACCGTTGAGCGTATCGGTTGGCTTGAAGAGCTTGGCATCGACGTCATTGTCGACCTCCACCAGGACCTGTATAGCGGCAGGTACGGCGGCGATGGGTTTCCCGACTGGGCCATCAACGACAACGGAGAACCCTTCACCCCGCAAGAGCCGTGGAATCTTAACTACCTGCAGCCTGCGGTCATCGCGTGCTTCAACAACTTCTGGGCCAGTGACGCCCTCAAAGCAAAATACGTGAACATGGTTGAACATTTGCTCAATCGAGTCGATGACCTGCCCAACGTGATCGGACTGGATATCATGAACGAACCCTACGGTGCGGATGATGTCCATTTTGAGCAGACCACCCTGTCGCGGTTCTATCGGGACGTGCAGGACATGCACACGGAAAACGGCTTTGATACGCCCCTGTACTTCGAGCCGCGTATTCTTACGTCCGGCGGCCTGAAGACCAACCTTGCGTTCAATCCGCAGGAAGGCAGCGTCTACGCGCCGCACTATTACGAATTGCTCAGCCAGTTCGGATTGGGCTATCCGGAGACCTCCAAGCTGTGGACGGAGCGCGCGGTGAAAATGCGCGTGGACGATGCACGCGCCTTCGGTACGCCGTTGTTCTTTGGAGAGTTCGGCATCCACGGAACCGCCGATTCCGACTACAACTATCTCAATGACCTGCTGGAACTCTTCGATTACTATCAGATCGGTTGGGCCTACTGGTCCTACGATGTGGCGCATGAAGGTGGCTACGGTCTTATTGACGACAATGGCGACGAGACCACAACGTTGCAGATCATTGTACGCATGTATCCCCAGCGCATTGCCGGAGACGACCCCGAGTGGAGCCTTGGAGAACAAAGCTTCGACCTCACCTACACCGCCAACGATTCCAGCGCGCCGACCGTCATCTTCGTCCCAATGGGCCTCGCATCGGTACAGGTATGGCAAAATGGGCAGGCAATCTCGTACGACAATATCTCTCGCTATCTGTCGATTCCCAATGTGGGTGGCGCGGGGACGAAACAGACGATTCATATCGAATGGTCCCAGCCGGGCTGA
- a CDS encoding alpha-mannosidase, which produces MSELSKKTVHMIGHGHIDPTWLWRWPEGYEEVRATFRSALDRMNETPEFTFTASSACFYAWVKACDSELFEQIRARVKEGRWEIAGGWWIEPDCNIPSGESFVRQGLYAQRFFEKEFGVRVTVGFNPDSFGHAGTLPQIYKKLGIDSYAYMRPDALTEMHYPEGTTFWWQANDGTRILATLILESYNADAETRERIERLAKNVHLNEGQKEILGFYGVGNHGGGPTKRAIAQIQEAQNDKKSPKVLFSTLRDYFDAFLKDTDEKAIATISTDLQHHAQGCYTTHADIKRLNRSTEHALMAAERFATAAWLTQNHSYPQDVLEKAWKDLLYNQFHDILAGTSLESSYEDARDQLGAARHAANVVRNESIQVIARAVDTTPEGNTLMVVNPLPWPVRQVVTAPPIAARTLETPIHFVDAENEPTLSQPALDERIGSVAHVFTAEVPALGYRCYHARSGHKKVKQDGKLKAGRDFLENKWWRIEFDPYQGHLCRLYDKKREIEVLNKGNVLAAIVDSSDTWGHDFPQYRNEAGRFGNAELSVIEEGPVRATVRVQSRYGKSHADTFVSLYRNDDTIDCVFKINWQERYTMLKLGYETRIEQGVSTYDTAYGCQERTTNGNEEPGQKWIDLSGEVDGDRYGLAVLNDSKYGFDMSGGTMRVTLLRSPAYAHHDPARYDSSQPFAIMDQGWHTVRIRLAPHGGTWKTAGVCRKAWELNEPLFVHVESAHPGRLGPSMSFLDTEAPNVLLTVFKKSEDGEDIIVRGYETAGRKTDTIIRLPNSDRSARVTFGPHEIKTVRIGREHGNAVEVNLLEESME; this is translated from the coding sequence ATGTCTGAGTTGAGCAAGAAGACTGTACATATGATTGGTCATGGCCACATCGATCCTACGTGGCTGTGGCGTTGGCCGGAAGGGTACGAAGAGGTGCGTGCGACGTTCCGCAGCGCCTTGGACCGCATGAACGAAACGCCCGAGTTCACGTTTACGGCGAGCAGCGCATGTTTCTACGCGTGGGTTAAGGCATGCGATTCGGAGCTTTTCGAACAGATTCGCGCCCGCGTGAAAGAAGGACGTTGGGAAATCGCGGGCGGATGGTGGATTGAACCGGACTGTAACATTCCCTCCGGCGAATCGTTTGTCCGTCAGGGTTTGTATGCTCAGCGTTTCTTTGAGAAGGAGTTTGGCGTGCGCGTTACCGTCGGATTCAATCCCGACAGTTTTGGACACGCGGGTACCTTGCCGCAGATCTACAAGAAGTTGGGAATCGACAGCTACGCGTACATGCGCCCGGACGCTCTAACCGAGATGCATTATCCGGAAGGCACTACGTTTTGGTGGCAGGCCAACGATGGAACGCGCATCCTTGCGACCCTGATTCTTGAAAGCTATAACGCCGACGCGGAAACGCGCGAGCGCATTGAACGTTTGGCCAAGAACGTTCATCTGAACGAAGGTCAGAAAGAGATCTTGGGATTCTACGGCGTGGGCAACCACGGCGGCGGACCTACGAAGCGGGCGATTGCGCAGATCCAGGAAGCGCAGAACGACAAGAAATCTCCCAAGGTGTTGTTCTCCACGCTGCGGGATTATTTCGACGCCTTTTTGAAAGATACCGATGAGAAAGCGATTGCCACGATTTCGACGGATCTTCAGCATCATGCCCAGGGCTGCTACACGACGCATGCCGACATCAAACGCCTGAATCGTTCGACCGAACACGCCTTAATGGCCGCGGAACGGTTCGCCACGGCTGCGTGGCTGACCCAGAACCACTCCTATCCGCAAGACGTGTTGGAGAAGGCTTGGAAAGACCTTCTGTACAACCAATTCCACGATATTCTAGCGGGCACAAGCCTGGAGTCATCGTACGAAGATGCGCGCGATCAGCTTGGCGCGGCGCGCCACGCGGCGAATGTGGTGCGCAATGAGTCGATTCAGGTGATTGCCCGCGCCGTAGACACGACACCCGAGGGCAACACGCTGATGGTGGTGAATCCGTTGCCGTGGCCGGTCCGGCAGGTTGTTACTGCACCTCCCATCGCGGCACGTACGCTCGAGACGCCGATTCATTTTGTTGATGCGGAAAATGAACCGACCCTGAGTCAGCCTGCTCTCGACGAACGTATTGGTAGTGTGGCCCACGTGTTCACGGCCGAAGTGCCTGCGCTCGGATACCGCTGCTATCACGCGCGATCGGGACACAAGAAGGTCAAGCAAGACGGCAAGCTCAAAGCCGGTCGCGACTTTCTCGAAAACAAATGGTGGCGCATCGAATTCGACCCGTATCAGGGTCACCTATGCAGGCTCTACGACAAGAAGCGCGAGATAGAAGTGCTGAACAAAGGCAACGTGCTTGCGGCGATAGTCGACTCGTCAGACACGTGGGGCCACGACTTCCCACAGTATCGCAACGAGGCAGGACGGTTTGGCAATGCCGAGTTGAGCGTCATTGAGGAAGGCCCGGTTCGCGCGACGGTTCGCGTGCAGTCCCGGTACGGAAAATCGCACGCGGACACATTTGTGTCGCTTTACCGGAACGACGATACGATAGACTGCGTGTTCAAGATCAATTGGCAAGAGCGCTACACGATGCTCAAGCTCGGGTACGAGACCCGCATCGAGCAAGGCGTCTCGACCTACGACACGGCCTACGGGTGTCAGGAACGCACCACCAACGGCAACGAAGAGCCTGGGCAGAAGTGGATCGACTTGTCCGGCGAAGTGGATGGAGATCGCTATGGACTTGCCGTACTGAACGACTCCAAGTACGGATTCGACATGAGCGGCGGCACCATGCGTGTTACGCTGCTGCGCAGTCCGGCCTATGCGCACCACGATCCCGCCCGATATGATTCGTCGCAACCGTTCGCGATCATGGACCAGGGTTGGCATACGGTGCGCATCCGACTGGCGCCGCACGGAGGAACGTGGAAGACGGCGGGTGTCTGCCGCAAGGCCTGGGAACTGAATGAGCCGCTGTTTGTCCACGTGGAGTCGGCGCATCCGGGGCGTTTGGGACCGAGCATGTCTTTCCTTGATACTGAAGCGCCGAACGTACTCTTGACCGTCTTCAAGAAGAGTGAGGATGGCGAGGACATTATCGTGCGCGGCTACGAGACAGCGGGCAGAAAGACCGATACCATTATCCGGCTGCCTAACAGCGACCGTTCCGCGCGTGTGACCTTTGGACCGCATGAAATAAAGACGGTGCGAATTGGACGCGAGCATGGAAATGCCGTGGAAGTGAATCTACTCGAAGAATCGATGGAATGA
- a CDS encoding alginate export family protein, translating into MYRKLSGVFRVCALVGVTCLLLTDLARADLQNVQVGGELRMRYRYYRNVFEQDFSRTVRVPGDFLFKRPIGASDVFSIFDWDAEGPDWHFAESAILLNVRADLTDNVSGYIELYDYNVWGEDFRSDYITGADFRASTSEDVEINQSYIQLDSVCDLPLRVRIGRQALVMGKGWLVNEMLTPTQRLSFDAVRATYDTEDFSVDAFWAKPFEGGVGEQDGDVDFYGVYATYKALKPVDISAYWYFLRDGRSRNDTDYDAFSEWVEDAIGRDNYDPTTLHTVGIRLNGALGNWDYDLEVAYQFGEADSLGSRFVPIGMMYGDDDARYDNIGADLRTGYTFDVTWKPRVSLIGAYFEGQDNRDLSFAQWLNPLYRPDASVSFNRLFADYNYLPVVNDNGWLSNFYMVGGGVDLHPSEQVLLHLQLVKAWIDAPFDQPAYWEVGDWRIPLAPNFSFWTNEGSNDIGYEASFYVKYNYSEDLYFLLYYSHLFAGDGLTDGGYFQFNGTAFSGGSDDQDADYVFLMSVLKF; encoded by the coding sequence ATGTACCGCAAGCTATCCGGAGTGTTTCGTGTCTGCGCGCTCGTCGGCGTGACCTGTCTGCTTTTGACGGATCTTGCCCGGGCGGACCTGCAAAACGTGCAGGTTGGCGGGGAATTGCGCATGCGCTACCGCTATTACCGGAACGTGTTCGAGCAGGACTTCAGCAGAACCGTCCGCGTGCCTGGCGATTTTCTTTTCAAGCGGCCCATCGGCGCGTCAGACGTCTTTTCTATTTTTGACTGGGATGCAGAAGGTCCCGATTGGCATTTTGCGGAGAGCGCGATTCTGCTTAACGTTCGCGCGGACCTCACGGACAATGTGTCCGGATACATCGAGCTATACGACTACAACGTTTGGGGCGAGGACTTCCGTTCGGACTACATTACCGGCGCGGATTTCCGGGCTTCCACAAGCGAAGACGTCGAGATTAATCAGTCCTATATACAGCTTGATTCCGTGTGCGATTTGCCGCTTCGGGTTCGGATTGGCCGTCAAGCCCTCGTGATGGGTAAAGGTTGGCTCGTAAACGAAATGCTTACGCCAACGCAGCGCCTTTCATTCGACGCAGTCCGCGCCACGTATGACACGGAGGACTTTTCCGTGGATGCTTTCTGGGCCAAGCCCTTTGAGGGTGGCGTGGGTGAGCAAGACGGCGATGTCGATTTTTACGGTGTCTACGCAACATACAAGGCGTTGAAGCCCGTGGACATTTCGGCCTATTGGTATTTCCTGCGCGACGGGCGCAGCCGCAATGACACCGATTACGACGCGTTCAGCGAGTGGGTGGAAGATGCCATTGGCCGCGACAACTATGACCCGACCACGCTGCACACGGTGGGCATCCGTCTCAATGGGGCATTGGGCAACTGGGACTACGACTTGGAAGTCGCGTACCAGTTTGGCGAAGCCGACAGCCTTGGTTCGCGCTTTGTGCCCATCGGCATGATGTACGGCGACGACGACGCGCGGTACGACAATATTGGCGCGGATCTGAGAACCGGCTACACCTTTGACGTGACGTGGAAGCCGCGCGTGTCCTTGATTGGCGCCTATTTCGAAGGGCAGGACAACCGCGACCTGAGTTTTGCGCAGTGGCTTAACCCGCTGTACCGGCCGGATGCCAGTGTATCGTTCAACCGGCTGTTCGCCGACTACAACTACCTGCCCGTGGTGAATGACAACGGTTGGTTGTCCAACTTTTACATGGTTGGCGGCGGCGTTGACCTGCATCCTTCGGAGCAGGTGTTGTTGCACCTGCAATTGGTCAAGGCGTGGATCGATGCGCCCTTCGACCAGCCGGCCTATTGGGAAGTCGGCGATTGGCGCATTCCCCTCGCGCCGAACTTCTCGTTCTGGACCAACGAAGGAAGTAACGACATCGGTTACGAAGCATCGTTCTACGTGAAGTACAACTACTCCGAAGACCTGTACTTCTTGTTGTACTACAGCCACCTGTTCGCGGGTGACGGTCTTACGGATGGAGGTTACTTCCAGTTCAATGGGACTGCATTTAGTGGCGGCTCCGACGACCAGGATGCCGACTATGTGTTCTTGATGTCGGTATTGAAGTTCTAG
- a CDS encoding DUF5009 domain-containing protein, translating into MSIVQRLHSLDAYRGFVMFLMMAEVLHLSAVAAARPASKLWQFLGHHQSHVEWVGCSLHDLIQPSFSFIVGVALPFSMAARLAKGQSKQRMSLHAFWRALLLVLLGVFLRSTHADMTRWTFEDTLSQIGLGYGFLFLLGWCSPRAQWSALVAILVGYWAAFALYPLPGPEFNWAASKVTADWPQNLAGFAAHWNKNTNFAWAFDTWFMNLFPREEPFTSNGGGYSTLSFIPTLATMILGLLAGNVLNTTRTPQEKVRWLVIAGIIGLASGWLLGALGICPVVKRIWTPSWVLFSGGWCFLLMAAFYAVIDWARVSKWSFPLMIIGVNSIAAYCIAHLFGEFVHKNLTIHLGESIFKIAGDAYEPFLLGAAVLLVYWLILHWMYRRKIFLRI; encoded by the coding sequence ATGTCCATCGTGCAACGGCTGCATTCGCTCGACGCCTATCGAGGTTTCGTCATGTTCCTGATGATGGCGGAAGTTTTGCACTTGAGCGCCGTGGCTGCCGCACGCCCCGCCAGCAAGTTGTGGCAATTCCTCGGTCATCACCAATCTCACGTCGAATGGGTGGGATGTTCGTTGCACGATCTGATACAACCGTCGTTCTCGTTCATCGTCGGCGTGGCGCTGCCCTTCTCGATGGCCGCGCGCCTCGCAAAGGGACAGTCCAAACAACGAATGTCGCTGCACGCTTTTTGGCGCGCCTTGCTTCTGGTGCTGCTTGGCGTGTTTCTGCGCTCAACCCATGCCGATATGACCCGCTGGACCTTTGAAGATACCTTGTCTCAAATTGGTCTTGGTTACGGATTTCTCTTCCTTCTCGGTTGGTGTTCGCCGCGCGCCCAATGGTCCGCGCTCGTCGCCATCTTGGTGGGATACTGGGCGGCGTTTGCGCTGTATCCGCTGCCCGGCCCCGAGTTCAATTGGGCGGCCTCAAAAGTGACCGCGGATTGGCCTCAGAATCTGGCTGGCTTTGCCGCGCACTGGAACAAGAACACGAACTTCGCATGGGCCTTCGATACGTGGTTCATGAATCTCTTCCCGAGAGAAGAACCATTCACAAGCAACGGAGGCGGATATTCAACGCTGAGCTTCATTCCCACCTTGGCCACGATGATCCTCGGTCTGCTCGCAGGCAATGTGCTGAACACCACGCGGACCCCCCAAGAGAAGGTCCGTTGGCTGGTAATCGCGGGCATTATCGGACTTGCATCGGGCTGGCTGCTGGGTGCATTGGGCATTTGCCCCGTGGTGAAGCGCATCTGGACGCCAAGTTGGGTGCTCTTCAGCGGCGGCTGGTGTTTCCTGTTGATGGCGGCGTTCTACGCGGTCATCGATTGGGCGCGCGTGAGCAAGTGGTCGTTCCCGCTCATGATCATCGGCGTTAATTCCATCGCCGCCTATTGCATCGCCCACTTGTTCGGCGAATTCGTGCACAAGAACCTTACGATCCACCTCGGCGAAAGCATATTCAAAATCGCCGGCGATGCGTACGAACCGTTCCTGCTTGGAGCCGCCGTGCTGCTCGTGTACTGGCTGATCCTGCATTGGATGTATCGGCGGAAGATCTTCCTCCGAATCTAG
- a CDS encoding SDR family NAD(P)-dependent oxidoreductase → MREIRGKVALVTGAASGIGRATALALAQEGARIIICDVNDEGLSALRTELSAISECLLAERVDVADFEQMRAFADRVHELVPCVDILVNNAGVAVIGDILTTTMDDWKWLLGINLWGTIHGCHLFAPKMAEHGHGGHIVNVSSMLGYVATPFTTAYVTSKFGSFGLGLSMRADLQPYGIGVSIICPGVVKTNILQATRIRGVVEHERARDRVEKTYAKRNFGPERVARAIVRAIHRNQAIVPVTIESRLLYYLNRLCPAAVRALVGFSAERLKGELTLLHPPTQSRTR, encoded by the coding sequence ATGCGCGAAATAAGAGGCAAAGTTGCGCTCGTGACCGGTGCGGCAAGCGGCATCGGACGCGCCACGGCATTGGCCCTCGCGCAGGAGGGCGCGAGGATCATCATCTGCGACGTGAATGATGAGGGCCTCTCTGCACTACGCACTGAACTGAGCGCCATCTCCGAATGCCTGCTGGCCGAGCGCGTAGACGTTGCGGATTTCGAGCAGATGCGCGCCTTCGCGGACCGCGTCCACGAACTCGTTCCTTGCGTGGATATCCTCGTGAATAACGCGGGCGTGGCGGTCATCGGCGATATTCTCACCACGACCATGGATGACTGGAAGTGGCTGCTTGGCATTAACCTTTGGGGGACAATCCACGGCTGCCACCTGTTCGCGCCGAAGATGGCGGAGCATGGTCATGGCGGCCATATCGTCAACGTATCTTCCATGCTGGGTTATGTGGCCACACCTTTCACCACCGCGTATGTCACAAGCAAGTTTGGCTCTTTTGGCCTGGGACTGAGCATGCGCGCGGACCTTCAGCCCTATGGAATCGGTGTCTCGATCATCTGCCCGGGGGTGGTCAAAACGAACATACTTCAAGCGACGCGCATCCGCGGCGTTGTCGAACACGAACGGGCACGGGACCGCGTCGAAAAAACGTACGCAAAGCGCAATTTCGGGCCTGAACGCGTGGCACGGGCCATCGTCCGCGCCATACATCGGAACCAGGCGATTGTCCCCGTCACGATTGAATCGAGGCTCCTCTACTACCTCAACCGACTGTGCCCGGCTGCCGTTCGCGCGCTAGTTGGGTTCTCCGCGGAAAGGCTTAAAGGGGAGCTGACGCTGCTTCATCCTCCAACGCAATCGCGTACTCGATAA
- a CDS encoding carbon-nitrogen hydrolase family protein, producing MRIRVAAVQYHLHGIDSFEAFAAQVEHYVKTAAEFAAEYVLFPEFFTTQLLSIPGVGDRGVSVEALAGFTGRYLELFTQIARDAGMYIAAGTHVVRRDDRLMNVAHLFYPDGRVSEQPKLHITPTERDEWRISGGDAVHVFDTGKMKVALLTCYDIEFPEIVRMAVGRGADVVLCPSCTDDLHGFYRVRYCCHARCVENQVYVVTSGTVGTLQAVDFMRANTGQAAILAPNDVCFPPRGVIAEGELNHDMVVVGDLDLDLLREVRAKGSVTTWRDRRTDLYPDLGCGGASAEGPGAF from the coding sequence ATGAGAATTCGGGTAGCAGCCGTTCAGTACCACCTGCACGGCATCGATTCATTCGAGGCGTTTGCCGCGCAGGTCGAGCACTATGTCAAGACAGCGGCCGAGTTTGCTGCTGAGTATGTGCTGTTTCCCGAGTTCTTCACGACTCAGCTTTTGTCCATACCTGGAGTCGGCGATCGAGGCGTGTCCGTTGAGGCGCTGGCTGGCTTCACCGGACGCTACCTGGAACTCTTCACGCAGATTGCGCGAGACGCCGGCATGTACATCGCCGCGGGTACGCACGTCGTACGCCGGGACGACCGTCTGATGAATGTGGCCCACCTGTTTTACCCGGATGGGCGGGTTTCGGAGCAGCCCAAGCTGCACATCACACCGACCGAGCGAGACGAGTGGCGCATCTCGGGTGGAGATGCCGTCCATGTGTTTGACACCGGAAAGATGAAGGTCGCCCTGTTGACCTGCTACGACATCGAGTTTCCGGAAATCGTGCGCATGGCCGTGGGCCGAGGAGCGGACGTGGTCCTTTGTCCCTCCTGCACGGACGACCTGCACGGATTCTATCGTGTGCGCTATTGCTGCCATGCCCGATGCGTCGAAAACCAAGTCTACGTTGTAACTTCCGGCACCGTGGGAACGCTTCAGGCAGTGGATTTCATGCGCGCGAATACGGGGCAGGCCGCCATACTCGCGCCCAACGACGTCTGTTTTCCGCCTCGCGGCGTCATCGCCGAAGGCGAGCTCAATCACGATATGGTTGTAGTAGGAGATTTGGACCTCGACCTGCTGCGCGAGGTCCGGGCGAAGGGCTCCGTGACGACTTGGCGCGACCGGCGCACCGATCTGTACCCTGACTTGGGATGTGGCGGCGCTTCTGCGGAAGGTCCGGGCGCATTCTGA
- a CDS encoding dihydrodipicolinate synthase family protein has product MEPVDDLRGIITVLNTPFTSHDRIDTEGLRKNVSRAIDAGVVGFLVPAMASEVGKLSETEREEMVREVLDECRGRVPVIGGASAADGVARVRAAKALIDLGCDGVLVSIPYEDDVQYTQAVREVADLRPPFLMLQDWDAAGGGVPVRLIARLFEEIDSFRCLKVEVVPAGVKYSAALEATGRRLHVSGGWAVMQIIEALDRGVHAFMPTGMHALYTRIYGLYASGRRDAARALFNRLLPVLAFSNQHLDMSIHFFKRLLHRQGVYATDRVRQPIMPFDAHHARIADELIEYAIALEDEAASAPL; this is encoded by the coding sequence ATGGAACCAGTAGATGATCTGCGCGGCATCATCACGGTGCTTAACACGCCGTTCACGTCGCATGACCGTATCGATACGGAGGGCTTGCGCAAGAATGTGTCGCGGGCTATTGACGCTGGCGTGGTGGGGTTCCTGGTACCTGCGATGGCCTCCGAGGTGGGCAAGCTCAGTGAGACCGAGCGCGAGGAAATGGTGCGCGAGGTACTCGATGAATGCCGTGGGCGAGTGCCGGTAATTGGCGGGGCATCCGCGGCTGACGGAGTCGCGCGGGTCCGCGCGGCGAAGGCTCTCATTGACTTGGGGTGCGATGGAGTGCTTGTGAGCATTCCCTATGAGGACGATGTCCAGTATACGCAAGCGGTGCGCGAGGTGGCCGATCTCCGGCCGCCCTTCTTGATGCTGCAGGATTGGGACGCTGCCGGCGGTGGAGTGCCGGTGCGGTTGATAGCCCGGCTGTTTGAGGAGATAGATTCGTTTCGTTGCCTGAAAGTGGAAGTTGTGCCCGCGGGCGTCAAGTATTCGGCGGCGCTTGAAGCGACGGGCCGCCGCTTGCACGTGTCTGGCGGCTGGGCGGTAATGCAGATTATCGAAGCGCTCGATCGCGGCGTTCATGCATTCATGCCGACGGGGATGCACGCACTCTACACGCGCATCTACGGTCTATATGCTAGCGGCCGGCGCGACGCTGCGCGCGCCCTGTTTAACCGTCTGCTGCCCGTGCTGGCCTTCTCCAACCAACATCTTGACATGTCGATCCACTTCTTCAAAAGGCTACTGCATAGGCAAGGCGTGTATGCCACCGATCGCGTGCGGCAGCCGATTATGCCGTTTGACGCCCATCACGCGCGGATCGCGGACGAGCTTATCGAGTACGCGATTGCGTTGGAGGATGAAGCAGCGTCAGCTCCCCTTTAA
- a CDS encoding VCBS repeat-containing protein, which produces MNRNRVSLLCALLAALYINAAVQAQTPSSPPPIASPITFEKQVIDAAFENGYQVSAADVDGDGKLDVLALSTTPSQLVWYRNSSWERFSITTQTKLNIDLAPSDIDGDGDVDVALASEFDLNDSTAGGLVEWLDNPGDPAAQQDWRRYRIDAIPTAHRVRWADIDGDGKRELLVLPIIGVGAKAPDHTTGVRFVAYRVPQNPKEEAWPALEIDSKLTTAHGLAVVRWDNNERDDILTASFDGLHLFRYDPKTQTWGKERLGSGNRMDQPKQGSSEVGMGNRKEWPGRFMAAIEPWHGNEVVVYDPVRYVEDPWRRIVIDSTFNDGHALAVADFDKDGNDEIVAGYRGAPYALYLYNSVSGTRDWQRAAIDEGGVAASGVVVADIDNDGNPDILVAGASTNNVVWYRNRGKSGP; this is translated from the coding sequence GTGAATAGAAACCGTGTCTCCTTGCTGTGCGCACTGCTAGCGGCACTATACATCAATGCCGCGGTCCAGGCACAGACCCCCAGCTCTCCCCCACCCATCGCCAGCCCGATTACTTTTGAGAAACAGGTGATCGATGCGGCGTTCGAGAACGGTTATCAAGTCAGCGCGGCGGACGTGGATGGCGACGGGAAACTAGATGTCTTGGCGCTGTCCACCACGCCTTCTCAGTTGGTGTGGTATCGCAATTCGTCGTGGGAACGATTCTCCATCACAACCCAGACCAAGCTGAATATAGACCTGGCGCCCTCCGATATTGATGGAGACGGAGACGTCGATGTTGCGCTGGCGTCGGAGTTCGATCTCAATGACTCCACAGCAGGTGGCCTCGTCGAGTGGCTGGATAACCCTGGCGATCCGGCTGCGCAGCAGGATTGGAGGCGATACAGAATTGACGCAATCCCCACCGCTCATCGAGTTCGCTGGGCCGATATCGACGGAGATGGAAAACGCGAGTTGCTCGTGCTGCCCATCATCGGGGTCGGCGCGAAAGCCCCGGACCATACGACAGGGGTGCGCTTCGTGGCGTATCGGGTCCCCCAGAATCCGAAAGAAGAGGCGTGGCCCGCACTCGAAATCGACTCGAAGCTGACGACTGCCCACGGCTTGGCCGTCGTACGCTGGGACAATAACGAGCGCGACGACATACTCACCGCCAGCTTTGACGGCCTACATCTGTTCCGCTATGACCCCAAAACTCAGACCTGGGGTAAGGAACGGCTGGGTTCCGGCAACCGCATGGATCAACCCAAGCAAGGTTCCAGCGAAGTAGGCATGGGCAATCGGAAGGAATGGCCCGGACGTTTCATGGCAGCCATCGAACCGTGGCATGGCAACGAGGTTGTCGTATATGACCCTGTGCGCTACGTCGAGGATCCCTGGCGCCGCATCGTGATTGACAGTACCTTTAACGACGGGCATGCCTTGGCAGTCGCCGATTTCGACAAAGATGGCAACGACGAAATTGTGGCAGGCTATCGCGGCGCGCCCTACGCACTCTATCTCTACAACAGCGTCTCTGGGACGCGCGATTGGCAACGCGCCGCAATAGACGAAGGCGGGGTGGCGGCCTCCGGCGTAGTGGTCGCGGACATCGACAACGACGGCAACCCCGATATTCTTGTTGCGGGGGCGTCTACAAACAACGTGGTGTGGTACAGGAATCGCGGAAAGAGCGGCCCCTGA